A genomic window from Pocillopora verrucosa isolate sample1 chromosome 7, ASM3666991v2, whole genome shotgun sequence includes:
- the LOC136282263 gene encoding CCAAT/enhancer-binding protein epsilon-like yields MDVLDLYESGEWSAANSPCSELFEDVDLSSASDLDENCSYLNDIAIDFASYLDPATLSTSPEDLSKYLAPKEPKRREVVEPYLPEVERGYSPIKIVKVDSKVNSLKPAVTYRSTNLAKEPELKSNRLPSISSQLKAPKSRRGSSSLKKAVEKGSDEYRLKRERNNIAVRKSRFKSKQKYVETQHKVDELQEENARLQSKVDFLTKELNVLRSLFSTTGAYKDPSVNAALMSHGIPTHHGLVASR; encoded by the coding sequence ATGGATGTTCTCGATCTGTATGAGTCAGGCGAATGGTCAGCAGCGAATTCTCCTTGCTCTGAGCTGTTCGAAGATGTGGATCTGAGCTCTGCTTCTGATCTGGATGAGAATTGCTCGTATCTGAATGACATCGCGATCGACTTTGCCTCTTACCTGGATCCTGCCACCTTGAGTACCAGTCCCGAAGATTTGAGCAAGTATTTAGCACCCAAAGAGCCCAAGCGTAGAGAAGTAGTGGAGCCATATTTACCCGAGGTAGAACGGGGGTACTCTCCCATTAAGATTGTAAAAGTAGATTCCAAAGTAAATTCCCTTAAACCGGCTGTGACGTACAGATCAACTAACCTGGCGAAAGAACCTGAGCTGAAGTCGAACAGGCTGCCTTCCATCTCTTCGCAACTCAAGGCGCCGAAATCCCGTCGTGGTTCGTCGTCTTTGAAGAAAGCGGTTGAGAAAGGAAGCGATGAATATCGTTTGAAACGAGAGCGAAACAACATTGCGGTCCGCAAGAGCAGATTCAAGAGCAAGCAGAAATATGTGGAGACCCAGCACAAAGTTGACGAGCTGCAAGAGGAGAATGCCCGCCTACAATCCAAGGTGGATTTTCTCACTAAAGAGCTCAACGTTCTCCGGAGCCTGTTTTCCACCACTGGTGCCTACAAGGACCCTTCGGTCAATGCAGCACTGATGTCTCATGGCATCCCGACTCATCATGGACTTGTCGCCTCCCGTTAA